In a single window of the Phaeobacter sp. G2 genome:
- a CDS encoding phage major tail protein, TP901-1 family, with the protein MATQNGKDLLIKVDMTGDGQFETLAGLRATRISFNAETVDVTSLESQGGWRELLAGAGVRSASISGSGVFRDETTDERARQLFFDGVTPDCQVVVPDFGTVEGPFQVTALDYVGSHNGEATYELSLASAGALSFTAA; encoded by the coding sequence ATGGCTACCCAAAATGGCAAGGATCTGTTGATCAAGGTGGATATGACCGGCGATGGTCAGTTTGAAACTCTGGCGGGGCTGCGCGCCACGCGGATCAGCTTTAATGCCGAAACTGTCGATGTCACCAGTCTCGAAAGCCAGGGTGGCTGGCGCGAGCTGCTGGCGGGGGCTGGGGTGCGCTCTGCCTCAATCTCGGGGTCGGGGGTGTTTCGCGATGAAACCACGGATGAGCGGGCGCGCCAGCTGTTCTTTGACGGGGTGACGCCGGATTGCCAGGTGGTGGTGCCGGACTTTGGCACCGTTGAGGGGCCGTTTCAGGTGACCGCGCTGGACTATGTGGGCAGCCATAATGGCGAAGCCACCTATGAGCTCTCCCTGGCCAGCGCTGGCGCGCTCAGCTTTACGGCGGCGTGA